From the genome of Daphnia pulex isolate KAP4 chromosome 12, ASM2113471v1:
TCGCTAGTGGACTATTCATTCAAGTAAGTGTAGTTTTACTGATCCCAGCGGACAAGCGTTAAATATAATCctcgttttctatttttcaaaggGACTGTTAGAGAATGTAAATGGAGTGAGAGACATAAATTGTGCAGACATTTTGTTGAATGAATTTCCTCTCACATTACTGGACCTTTCGCAGAGgggcaaaatcaaattttcggGAAACGTTCATGAGCACTATCGAAGTAAACAGCGTCACGCTCGTGAACAAGAGTTTAATATTATCCAGCGAAGAGAACCAAACATTCCTTTTTCAACTGAGTAAGTGAATAGAAATTTTCCTGTTAACAAAATTTGAtataattctgtttttttccttacAAAATAGGAGCGTTTTCCGTCCATGTGGTGAGTCTAGCCGCTATGTTCGATGGTGTCTGGAGCAGCTTGCTACTCATAATACTGAGCACTGGTCTAGAATCATTGCAGCTTTCCATCAAGCATTGGCTTTGCAAGCTCATGATGTTATTAAAGCTTTTCAATCAAAACCCTTCCCGTAAGTTCCCGCTTAACTATTAACGAAAAtttattcatcatcagttaagTACGCTAATATTGCACCTTTAAATATGTAAGAAATGGAGAGAGTCTCAAACAAATgcgaaatcaattgaaaaaaacaatgaagatAGCCGAATCGGATTTCTGGCTTCTTGTTTCTACAGCTGAACGACTTAAGCCCGGATTTTGCCGCATATTTGCCAATTACAGGTTTTGAGTAATATAAATTCCAATGTTATGTTCTTGATAAAAGGCATTGACTGCAACTATAATAAAGCATCGTGATTCAACTTGATTCTTTGTCTTCATGGTTTTATGCTGTCTGTGTCTACCAATAGTTGATTacttaaattttcaaaataacgtAGGTTGTGTAGCACACGGTTAACTTATAGTAACGGAGGCTAAATATCTCTCAATGTAAATGGATTAAATTATACGTTATAACCAAGCTTACGTACACAATTAAACTCTTAAAATAAGCAACAAATAGTTAACCTTAAAGATTTTccctgtaataaaaaaagtaatgctGAAACTCGAAACTTCACAATTGTATTGTATATGGAATACTTCATtcgttttagtttttatttccagTACGTTTTCCTCCTTTCTTAACGGTGCTTCGCCCAGCAGAACGGTCCCCCTTTTTACCactcatttttttatctttagttcccttgtgttttcttttaccaAGATCTTTTTTCAACTGAGTTTTCGATTTCTTCTCCATGCCTTTACCCTTATAGTCGAGGGATCCCGGAGTGTTTAATTCCCGATTTACGGCTTTATCGATGTCCAGTTTTGGTTTCTTGCTACTCAGCTTGTTCAATATGTCAAgactacaaagaaaaaaaaatagctgtaGAAAACCATTACTAATCACAATAATTTATATTGATACCTCTTTGATGTTTCTCTCTTGATATCACCAACCAATGGatcaaaatgtcttttttgtcCACTCTTCAAAACAGGCTTTTGCTCTTTAAGGTTAGGTTGAAATTTACCCACTGATGCTGTCGCTGTGTGTGCTATGAAAACTGACCGATTAAGTTGCTCTGCTGTTGGCCTTTCAGTTGGCTCTAAACTGATTTTGGCTTTTGTTTTCGACTTCTGCATTCTGGCAGAAATGTTTCTCAGCCGCTGCAATTCATTCTTGGCAACagactcttgtttttttgttttacgcaATGCAATTGGATCAACATCATCCTTGGCATTTCCTGGGACTTCAACAAcccaatttttctctttttcagcaAGAGCTTTTTTGAAGCCAAATCTAGGAACCCATTTctacagaaataaaaaaataatattgttaTTTGGACAAGTGACAAATTTATAAGTACGGTGAACATGCCTGAAGTTCTTCATCCCAGGTAGCTTTTGACTTCTTTCGTTTGGTGATCCCCTTCTCTTTAGCATACTTCTCCCACTTGCTGAGTGCTTTTTCTTTGGGTGCAGGCTTGGCTCGTGGAAGTCTTGTGGTAGCAGATGGCAGCTTAATCACAACTTCATTGTCCACTTTGATTGTTGGTAGTTGAAAAATCTGGTTGATCAAGAGTTGGACATTGTCTCTTGAAAGATTTGCGAGGTATGCCTCTTTGTCCGCTCTGTTGTTAGAGCAAAAACATGTTAAACACGTGTATGATACATAAAAATGTCATTTCGAGACGACTTACCTGAACTGATTAACGTCAATGTCATTAATGTCATAAGCTAGAAGATTTCCCACGTCGTATTCTAATTCTACAACTTTGTCAACTTGAAtagattttagtttttctgcTTCGTCTTCTGCCGCTTTGGAGAGCACGTTTTGAACGATGGAAGCAGCCATTGTGAAAAGGACTAACTTTTAATGAAGTGGCTCCAAGTTCGAAATGCAGTCGAAATACAAAACATTCGAATGTCTACCGCCAGGTGGACTCACGGTGCTGTCAACATTGCAATCACGTGTATGTGTGATgtgtaaaagaaaacaagaagaactcGAAAGACTCCAGTTATCTCTTTATTACTGGTTGGGACCTTTGCATTTAATCTTGTCACTTATCATTGGCGGTGTATGAGCTCTCAGcgtaaattttgtgtttttaaagTCGTCAAAGTAGTTAACGTGGAGGAGCCAGTGGGCTTCATTTGTTGTCATATCTGATTTCGTTTGATAAGAAAGTTGTGACAAGCTGGCATTTAAATGATAGGTTACTGATTCAATCTATtgtaaaggggggaaaagtaAAGAGACActttcagaatatttttacaaaaaaatggtgatttttttcttttcctaagTTTGTTAATTTACTCtcattgtttatttgtttttattttttcagttgaCATTTTCATCATTACTACTGCTAAGCTCAGTGCTTGGTTGCATTATTATGCCAATCCAAGTTGTGGAAGCTGCAGAAAATGCTGACAGTGAACTACCATTGTACTATGGCTGGTTTGTTGAAACTGAGTATTCATCCAGTTTCTTGAACAGAAGCCGTAAAATGTTGGCCGACACTCTTCAAGAAATTCCAGATTTCTTGAAAGATGTACAAAACTTTACTCAGAAAACATACATAACTGACATCTTATTGCATTACACAAGAGAAAATGCTGATGAAGTTCTTCATTGTACTGCAATGTATAATGGAGTTTCTCCCAACTATGTTCCAGGGGCTCAAGAATATTCTGAGAAACAGGTTGTGAAGGTAAAATGTAATGGAGAACAATGAAACAAAGCATGTTTAGgcataaatataaattttttctattttccaagGAAAATCTTAATCAGGTCTCGACTCTCCATTCGATTGGTTGGATCCTAACTCCTCGCACTTTCGGTGCCCGTATCAAATTAACGAAGAATCAGCTGTTGGTCTGGAATCAGAACGATACTGAAGGAAACCCTAAAGAAGCAAAAGTCAacacaaaaacatttattactCCAATCACCTATGGTCAAAACCTTCGAGCATATAAAGAAAACTCGACAGATCAAGACCCTGACGTTATGGGTAAGATTTTACTATACAATATGGTATGTGTGTGGTTTGTTTAAGAATTTTTGCCATAGGAAATTTCCAACCAACGTCCGGAAATGGAAGCAAAGCGCATTTGACATTGGGTTGCTCACCTGGCGTCGGTGCTGTTACAACAGGATACGATCTTGTGGATCTGATTCGTTTGGAAGGTATAAACGGAAGCGAAGTGAAAACCTACGACATACCAAAAGGTGGGTGGCTAAGGAATTATGGAAATGGGCAGTGGGTTTTCTACCCAACTAAACAGTTTTTACTTGAGAGTACCTTTCTCGGTTACGACAGCGGAACTCACCAACTTGCGGCTTCGTTTAGCTTATTGTGTTTGTGTTGCGCCTTTGCGATTCTTACTAAGCAAAAACTATAGTTAGCTCAATTCTAAATCCATTTGCCTCTCTTCCGTAAACGTGTAAATCGGAAATTGCTAAACATTCAATAACTTTGTGAACTTGATTAAAGTTATGAAATTGGTAatctttgatttattcaatgCAACAGTAATTAAAGAATTGGATTGCGGTAAAGAAAACGGGATCCAAGAAAGTCAACCATTAAACATTGTTAGATATGTAGAGgaagaatttattttgacgCGTAGAAAATAGCGATGAATGTTTGTTTCTACTATCTTCGCGATCCGCCACCTTCGCTTGCCATTGCTTCGTAGAGCCACTGGTAATAAATTTCCCAGCTACGGCGAACACGTTTGTCAGTTGTGGTATTGCTGGCATTTTCTGGCAAACCCTGGACAATGTCCACTTCAAAGACATCACTAAATCTGGTTGCATTTGGGTGGCCATGTATCTGATGTTCGTACAGGACCGATGGGGGGGTTTTGTGGATGTCCTTTGTGAAAGGCATTCCTTCCGCCACGAAGGCCAACCTGTCTTCGTGATTCATCCAAGCTTCTAGCATCTCGCCGGTATGAGTCTTGTAACGAGCTTCGAAGTTTATAGATTGACCGAcgtaattaaatttacatttggAATCGATACATCGAAAACGGTAAATACAACACAGCTGTCCTATTTCCTTTAACGGGGTGGATTGAATGGGAGACAATATTTCTCGGAAATATTTCCTCAAACTGTCATCGAAACAGATGGTTTCACTGCAGCAttgaaagtagattttcatAGGAACTTCATAAGGCCTAACGAATTTCGCACTGTGAGAGGAAATCAACTCGTTGAGACAACCATGAAGGAGAAAGTAAGATGATGAGTCAAACTTATCGTTGCTAACAGTTCCAAGAACCTGTCGAATCGTTTGCAGAAGGTTGGTTGCTGTTTGTCCATGAACGTCCACGGAAGTTGAGATTCCATCATTTGTAAGAACTTCTTTCATCCTCTTTGTAGTTTTGTCGTAGATTCGAACTTtatctacttcttctttttttgatttggcGGATTCTGATCCGGAATCATCTTTCGCTCCGGTTCGGTCATTCATCATAGTTCCACCCAACTTGCAATTCTATTTTCAAAACGACTTAATTAACAGTTGTTACCGCAGAATGCCAGGATTACTAAATTAAACTACTGACTAAAACTTACTTCGTGTTGGTTACACAAAGTTGAAAGTCACATCACCACTAGAGCGAAAAATCAGGAGAATCCGTTCAGTGCCTATGACATCAGCGAGACTAATGAAGAATGACAAAGGGTTCTCGTTTTACTAACTCTTTGAATGAGAAATTCATCCCTACGTCGCTCCAACGTTAATCATATCGCATTGTACATCATCATTGCAAATAGGCCTTCTTCGAAGAAGCGTGACGTCATGGTAGCGGCTGTTATACGCACTGTTTCCAAGTGAACAACCCATTAATGTAATAATAGGTattaaatgtaataataataatatgaacaTTTCAGCAAATATTTAAGGTCGCGATTGTGTTCCTCCGCAttgtaaaaaactaaaaactttcttaaatttcttgtaaaaagTGATAATCTAAGTCCAAACATCTATTTGGCTAAAACCTCGCTTAACAAACTGCTGCAGGAAACCTCGAGACCATGTTGTTTCCGATACGACAGCCACACAAGAAACAAATGTAAAACTTCCATAATCGTGGCTTGACGTGTATTTTGTGGCATGTCATGTGATCGATTGTGAGGAAACAATATTATAAAAGTAGTACAAATGTGTAGAGCGTTCACAATTCAGAATCATTCACAGACGATTGATTACATCTGGCCCTTCTTTGCACGTGACAGTACTTAAATTGGTTAACAAATCGTCATAAACTGCAAAGTGCCTATACGTGGAGAACAGAACAcaataaagggaaacaaaagacATTTAACGAACGCAACGAGGAAACAACCTGATGTACCCATTATTAGTAGAACCCATCAGGCAAAATTTTGCCTTTGTGCGAGATTAGTGAAAAATGggagacaaagaaaaagaaaacaagctgCGTCATGTTAGAGAAatacaaatgttaaaatattgagaaattcACGCAAATTTTGAGATTGGAAACAATTACAAAGAATTATTTCAAGGCAACGGTAATTAGAAAATTAGTGAAAGAGAAATAGGGCGAGCTGGATATTAAATCGAATTCCGAGACGCTAGTGCAATTCTCAATTTAAACGCTATGACCCCCGCTATGGTGGCTAGGTACAGGTGAAGGCTGCAAGCATAACGAGGGCACCTGCGAGTAACTGGATTCATCCATGTCACCATGACAACTGGACTGGTCGTCAAAGAAAATTATGTCCTGGGAGCAGAATGAAGAGGCTAGCGAAGGGGAAAGAGTTTCTGTAGAAGCAAGAGGAGCGCCGATTCGACCGCGCTTGCAAAAGCGGCTAGGCGTGCTGCGACGACGCTTGGGAATCGGGGGAGCTTCGGTAGAATGTTCGGCTTCGGTACTAAAGAATAGGTCGAAACACAGTtagcaaaataataataaaccaatGCGATTGGAGGATTtaaccagaaaaaaatattcaatggaCTGGACAAAAGCAAGACGTGAGACAACAAAAAGTTAGAATTGATGTGGAATCAAATACACATTTCACGTACCCAAACACTGAAACTACACTCCGACAACACACTACATTTTCTGATCTATAAATGAGGTAATGATTTGGGAATAATTGATCGTAAGGGTGCATTTACCTTAGTATGAAGGAATGGGATGTACGAATGGGATGTTTTTAGTGATGATGGTTTTATAATTGCTTGGTTCGATCTAAGCCTCTTCCGCCGTGCGGAGTGGCTTAAGAACAATACGTGGATCGTCATCCATCATCCGCTCTGTATCCTCACTGCAAAAACGTGTTAAATAGCAGTCAGAAACACAACATTCACTGAGATCTAATCCATGCTGTTAGTTCATTAGTCACAAATGCCAAATTGTGTTAACGCACATCTGTCATAAAAgcaactgaaataaaaaaacgaaaaatgtgaaataccTTTGAAATTTGCTATCCATCAAAGAGTGTCTCTCTTCTTCAACAGGAGCAGCTGGTTCAAGATTGAGAGCACCAGGTTCTTgctggaaataataaatgacatttaaaaacCACATAACTTTTTCTGATAAACAAAATTGACTTTTTAAATATACCTGTACTCCTTTGTAGCTGATCGCCGATTGATGGCTTGCTTCGCTGTGAACTGGTTGTCCACCAGAAGTATTCAAGTTGCCAGATCTTGGATTGTGGTGCTGGGGTAAAAATCCTCGACACATTCCTTTTAGCTTTAGGAATACCACATACATCACCAGAC
Proteins encoded in this window:
- the LOC124209711 gene encoding 2',3'-cyclic-nucleotide 3'-phosphodiesterase-like isoform X2, with the protein product MPIQVVEAAENADSELPLYYGWFVETEYSSSFLNRSRKMLADTLQEIPDFLKDVQNFTQKTYITDILLHYTRENADEVLHCTAMYNGVSPNYVPGAQEYSEKQVVKENLNQVSTLHSIGWILTPRTFGARIKLTKNQLLVWNQNDTEGNPKEAKVNTKTFITPITYGQNLRAYKENSTDQDPDVMGNFQPTSGNGSKAHLTLGCSPGVGAVTTGYDLVDLIRLEGINGSEVKTYDIPKGGWLRNYGNGQWVFYPTKQFLLESTFLGYDSGTHQLAASFSLLCLCCAFAILTKQKL
- the LOC124209709 gene encoding ribosome biogenesis regulatory protein homolog is translated as MAASIVQNVLSKAAEDEAEKLKSIQVDKVVELEYDVGNLLAYDINDIDVNQFRADKEAYLANLSRDNVQLLINQIFQLPTIKVDNEVVIKLPSATTRLPRAKPAPKEKALSKWEKYAKEKGITKRKKSKATWDEELQKWVPRFGFKKALAEKEKNWVVEVPGNAKDDVDPIALRKTKKQESVAKNELQRLRNISARMQKSKTKAKISLEPTERPTAEQLNRSVFIAHTATASVGKFQPNLKEQKPVLKSGQKRHFDPLVGDIKRETSKSLDILNKLSSKKPKLDIDKAVNRELNTPGSLDYKGKGMEKKSKTQLKKDLGKRKHKGTKDKKMSGKKGDRSAGRSTVKKGGKRTGNKN
- the LOC124209711 gene encoding 2',3'-cyclic-nucleotide 3'-phosphodiesterase-like isoform X1, with protein sequence MLTFSSLLLLSSVLGCIIMPIQVVEAAENADSELPLYYGWFVETEYSSSFLNRSRKMLADTLQEIPDFLKDVQNFTQKTYITDILLHYTRENADEVLHCTAMYNGVSPNYVPGAQEYSEKQVVKENLNQVSTLHSIGWILTPRTFGARIKLTKNQLLVWNQNDTEGNPKEAKVNTKTFITPITYGQNLRAYKENSTDQDPDVMGNFQPTSGNGSKAHLTLGCSPGVGAVTTGYDLVDLIRLEGINGSEVKTYDIPKGGWLRNYGNGQWVFYPTKQFLLESTFLGYDSGTHQLAASFSLLCLCCAFAILTKQKL